One genomic segment of Gottschalkia acidurici 9a includes these proteins:
- a CDS encoding phosphatidate cytidylyltransferase, producing MKSRIISGLIGLALLITIVMNGGIIFDLSVLLLSLVGVYEFNKAIRKIENINPISWINYALAIGLFLLNFTKNNILGFILFLYLIISLCLLVLKSEYNVKDISITIFGGLYVPFFFYHMYLLNDNVYIWLVFIGAFATDTFAYFTGMTLGKKKLCPEISPKKTVEGSIGGIIGTLVVMIIFSRKIGIDNIIGISILSIILSIMAQMGDLTASTIKRSSGIKDYGNLMPGHGGVLDRFDSILFVTPIVYYYITYML from the coding sequence ATGAAATCTAGAATTATATCTGGGCTAATTGGCTTAGCTTTACTTATAACGATAGTTATGAATGGTGGAATTATATTTGATCTAAGTGTATTACTACTATCCTTAGTGGGAGTATATGAATTTAATAAGGCAATAAGAAAAATTGAAAATATTAATCCTATAAGCTGGATAAATTATGCATTAGCAATAGGCCTTTTTTTACTGAATTTCACGAAAAATAATATACTTGGATTTATATTATTTTTATATTTAATAATATCACTATGCTTATTAGTATTAAAAAGTGAATATAATGTAAAGGATATATCTATAACTATATTTGGAGGCTTATATGTACCTTTCTTTTTTTATCATATGTATCTTTTGAACGATAACGTATATATATGGTTAGTTTTTATAGGGGCTTTTGCTACTGATACATTTGCATATTTTACAGGAATGACTTTAGGAAAAAAGAAGTTATGTCCTGAGATCAGTCCTAAAAAGACAGTGGAAGGATCAATAGGAGGAATAATAGGTACACTGGTTGTTATGATAATATTTTCAAGAAAAATTGGAATCGATAACATTATAGGAATTTCTATTTTAAGTATAATATTATCTATAATGGCTCAGATGGGTGATCTGACTGCATCTACAATAAAAAGATCCTCTGGTATCAAAGATTATGGAAATTTAATGCCAGGACACGGTGGAGTTTTAGATAGATTCGATAGTATACTCTTTGTAACTCCTATAGTTTATTATTATATAACGTATATGCTGTAA
- a CDS encoding MgtC/SapB family protein: MLSSQQIIIRLLLSVVLSGCIGIEREKLRRPAGIRTHILVCIGSTLVMLTSIHLARIYPNVQVDRLGAQVISGIGFLGAGTIIMQGNSVQGLTTAAGLWAVACIGLAIGSGFYLGGIAATLMVLITLILFKKIEENIMKKSNNLIISIIVTNKLEQIKNIYKIIEDMKISIKKIEFSEDDSGDLITLDMDLKLPNYGVKDDLINKIVSQDGVMKVSKR, translated from the coding sequence ATGCTTTCATCACAGCAAATAATAATAAGACTTCTACTATCTGTTGTGTTGTCGGGATGTATAGGAATAGAAAGAGAAAAATTAAGACGACCAGCAGGTATTAGAACTCATATATTAGTATGTATAGGATCTACGCTAGTTATGTTAACATCAATACATTTAGCAAGAATATATCCTAATGTTCAGGTGGATAGACTAGGAGCTCAGGTGATTAGTGGAATAGGCTTTTTAGGTGCAGGAACTATAATAATGCAAGGTAATTCAGTACAAGGGCTTACGACTGCTGCCGGATTATGGGCAGTTGCATGCATAGGACTAGCGATCGGATCAGGTTTTTATCTAGGTGGAATAGCTGCAACACTAATGGTATTAATTACATTGATACTTTTTAAAAAGATAGAAGAAAATATAATGAAGAAAAGCAACAATCTAATAATTAGCATAATTGTTACAAATAAATTGGAACAAATAAAAAATATATATAAAATTATAGAAGATATGAAAATAAGTATAAAAAAAATAGAGTTTAGTGAAGATGATAGTGGAGATTTAATAACTTTAGATATGGATTTAAAACTACCTAATTATGGAGTGAAAGATGACCTTATAAACAAAATCGTATCTCAAGATGGGGTTATGAAAGTATCTAAAAGATAG
- the frr gene encoding ribosome recycling factor, which yields MKLEIHEEIKEKMQKTINSCADELSGVRAGRANPTLLDRITVEYYGAQTPLNQIANISAPEPRMLVIQPWDASILGEIEKSILKSDLGLNPTNDGKILRLMIPQLTEERRVELTKVVKKIGENSKIAIRNQRRDANDAIKKMVKSNEITEDEGKQAEDQVQKITDNSTDEIDKLVIAKEKELMEV from the coding sequence ATGAAGTTAGAAATTCATGAAGAAATCAAAGAAAAAATGCAAAAGACTATAAATTCTTGTGCAGATGAATTATCTGGAGTAAGAGCAGGTAGAGCAAATCCTACATTACTAGATAGAATAACTGTAGAGTACTATGGAGCTCAAACGCCTTTAAATCAAATAGCCAATATATCTGCACCAGAACCTAGAATGTTAGTAATCCAACCGTGGGATGCTAGTATACTAGGAGAGATTGAGAAGTCTATACTAAAATCAGACTTAGGATTGAATCCCACTAATGATGGAAAGATATTAAGACTTATGATTCCTCAATTAACTGAGGAAAGAAGAGTAGAATTAACTAAAGTAGTTAAAAAAATAGGTGAGAACTCTAAGATAGCTATAAGAAATCAAAGAAGAGACGCAAATGATGCTATAAAGAAGATGGTTAAATCAAATGAAATAACAGAAGATGAAGGAAAACAGGCTGAAGATCAGGTACAAAAAATAACAGATAACTCTACGGATGAGATAGATAAATTGGTTATAGCTAAAGAGAAAGAGCTTATGGAGGTATAA
- the rseP gene encoding RIP metalloprotease RseP yields MKTAIFTIFVFFIVVLVHEFGHFIVAKLSGVLVHEFAIGMGPKILSFKKGETDYTLRLLPIGGFVKMEGEDEDSDSERGFGKQPIGTRIAIVSAGAIMNFILALVVFFIHAYTIGTPTTTISGVTEGMPAQEAGLKEGDKIININNKEIKSWDNVIEEIDKSGDKNIKITVLRNEKEKTFNIEPVNAEKENRLVIGVERGTERSFTGAVKESVKNFASTIKMMLEFIGRIFQGNINKDEVSGPVGIVYAVGEVSKYGFMYVLLFTGLISINLGLFNLLPIPALDGSRIVFLFIELLRGKPVDPNKEGFIHMIGFILLILLMIVVAYNDIVKFNILNKIAGLFR; encoded by the coding sequence TTGAAGACAGCTATTTTCACAATCTTTGTATTTTTCATAGTAGTATTAGTGCATGAGTTTGGACATTTCATAGTGGCTAAACTATCGGGAGTATTGGTACATGAATTTGCTATAGGTATGGGACCTAAAATTTTAAGTTTTAAAAAAGGTGAGACAGACTATACATTGAGATTACTTCCTATAGGTGGATTCGTAAAGATGGAAGGAGAAGATGAGGATTCAGATAGCGAGAGAGGTTTTGGAAAGCAACCAATTGGAACTAGAATTGCTATAGTATCGGCAGGAGCTATTATGAACTTTATACTTGCTTTAGTAGTTTTCTTTATACATGCTTATACAATAGGAACACCAACAACTACCATAAGTGGAGTTACAGAAGGAATGCCAGCACAAGAGGCGGGATTAAAAGAGGGAGATAAAATAATAAACATTAATAATAAAGAAATAAAAAGTTGGGACAATGTCATAGAGGAAATTGATAAATCAGGAGATAAAAATATAAAAATAACCGTATTAAGAAATGAAAAAGAGAAAACCTTTAATATTGAGCCTGTAAATGCTGAAAAAGAGAATAGATTAGTAATAGGTGTAGAGAGAGGAACAGAGAGGAGTTTTACAGGCGCAGTAAAGGAATCAGTAAAAAACTTTGCATCAACTATAAAAATGATGCTAGAGTTTATAGGTCGAATTTTCCAGGGAAATATTAACAAAGATGAAGTATCAGGACCAGTAGGTATAGTATATGCCGTAGGTGAAGTATCTAAATATGGATTTATGTATGTGTTACTTTTTACTGGCCTAATAAGTATAAACTTAGGACTATTTAACTTATTACCTATCCCAGCGTTAGATGGAAGTAGAATAGTATTCTTATTTATAGAGCTATTAAGAGGAAAGCCTGTAGATCCTAATAAAGAAGGATTTATACACATGATAGGATTTATACTACTAATACTTTTAATGATAGTGGTAGCTTATAATGACATAGTTAAATTTAATATTTTAAATAAAATCGCTGGACTATTTAGGTAG
- the tsf gene encoding translation elongation factor Ts produces the protein MAITASMVKELRERTGAGMLDCKKILEETNGDIEKAIDALREKGLASAAKKAGRIASEGIVEAYIHGGRIGVLLEVNTETDFVAKNEGFKEFVKDLAMQIAASNPKYVSREEVSTEEIEKESEILKQQAINEGKPENIAEKMVTGRIEKYVKEICLLEQPFIKNPDVTVNELLAEKVATIGENIKIRRFVRFEVGEGLEKKEENFAEEVAKQMNI, from the coding sequence ATGGCGATAACAGCTTCAATGGTAAAAGAGCTAAGAGAAAGAACAGGCGCTGGAATGCTTGATTGTAAAAAAATATTAGAAGAAACTAATGGTGATATTGAAAAGGCAATAGATGCTTTAAGAGAAAAAGGATTAGCTTCTGCAGCTAAAAAAGCGGGAAGAATAGCTTCGGAAGGTATAGTTGAAGCGTATATACATGGTGGTAGAATAGGAGTTTTATTAGAAGTTAATACTGAGACAGACTTCGTTGCTAAAAATGAAGGATTCAAAGAATTTGTTAAAGATTTAGCAATGCAAATAGCTGCTTCTAATCCAAAATATGTATCTAGAGAAGAAGTTTCTACTGAAGAAATAGAAAAAGAGAGTGAGATATTAAAACAACAAGCTATAAATGAAGGTAAACCAGAAAATATTGCAGAAAAAATGGTTACAGGAAGAATAGAAAAATATGTTAAAGAAATATGTTTGTTAGAGCAACCTTTTATAAAAAATCCTGATGTTACTGTAAATGAACTTTTAGCTGAAAAAGTTGCAACAATAGGGGAAAACATTAAAATAAGAAGATTTGTTAGATTTGAAGTTGGAGAAGGACTAGAAAAGAAAGAAGAGAATTTCGCAGAAGAAGTAGCAAAACAAATGAACATTTAA
- a CDS encoding PolC-type DNA polymerase III: MILSSDEIINQEELDKLTMDLNKIFNKFNHINIYIKYNLQDKNLEKFIENYMSNIIFIIKKEIPSSTAWIDEMNWTIEKNNIVFFINNEVALYALNKRKMQKQIVQKFKDELDLNINVNFKYEKSLTTTISDYNEMKAKEEAILLKEINTVNIKNDSSSNSNKETYPKPKKESYKTRSSSRRPNMLYGNKMEGELMKISQVDINTGIAILKGEIFDVETKEIKGDRKLYTFNLTDYSNSITIKVFANKNTQEALDENLKEGLYVRVSGDIIYDNYSRQVIMMLKGLEKAHKEERKDNSVEKRVELHCHTKMSSMDGMCNFSELAKKASEWGHKAIAITDHGVVQGFPEAMDAAQKYGIKVLYGVEGYLVNDSKQIVTNLKNRDIECEYTVFDIETTGLSSKKDRITEIGAVKIKNGEIIDTYSQLINPQVPIPEKITKLTGITDEMVKNEPFIEDIMNDFINFIGDSVLVAHNASFDTNFIKTNCERLNINMDNTILDTLSLSRVLFPDLKNHKLNTISKHLNISLENHHRAVDDSNATALIFLKCIEILQESGVSNIEEINLYSSKNINFKSEETSHIIIFAKNEKGLKSLYKIISESHLNYFYRRPRMLKSLLSKHREDLIIGSACEAGELYKSILNNKDSNEIRDIASFYDFLEIQPIENNDFLVRKEIVKDYDELREINKKIVELGEELNKIVVATGDVHFLDPQDEVYRRILMGGQGFSDADNQAPLYLKTTGEMLEEFNYLGEDKAREVVIKNTNLVADMIDEIIPIPNGTYPPVIEGAEEELREMNYEKATSIYGDPLPELVKTRLDREVTSIIKNGYAVMYIIAQKLVAKSLSDGYLVGSRGSVGSSFAATMSSITEVNPLPPHYVCPKCKKSEFITDGSVGSGADLKDKDCPDCGTTYKKDGHDIPFEVFLGFEADKEPDIDLNFAGEYQPVAHQYTEELFGEGYVFRAGTIGTIADKTAYGFVKKYFDEKEENVNHAETSRLVKGCTGIKRTSGQHPGGIMVVPNYKEIYDFTPIQHPADDSSSGIITTHFDYNSISGRILKLDILGHDVPSIIRMLEDITGVDVQTIPLDEPKTMQIFTNTESLGITKEDINSEVGTLGIPEFGTKFVRQMLIDTKPTTFAELVRISGLSHGTDVWINNAQDLVRDGVAKLSEVICTRDDIMLYLIYNGLDKKVSFKIMENVRKGRGLSEDDEKYMRENNIPE, translated from the coding sequence ATGATATTAAGTTCAGACGAAATAATAAATCAAGAAGAACTAGATAAGCTTACTATGGATTTAAATAAAATTTTTAATAAATTTAATCATATAAATATATATATAAAATATAATTTGCAGGATAAAAATTTAGAAAAATTCATTGAAAATTATATGTCAAATATTATATTTATTATAAAGAAAGAAATTCCTTCAAGTACTGCTTGGATAGACGAAATGAATTGGACTATAGAAAAAAATAATATTGTATTTTTTATTAATAATGAAGTAGCTTTATATGCTTTAAATAAAAGAAAAATGCAAAAACAGATAGTTCAGAAATTTAAAGATGAATTAGACTTAAATATTAATGTTAATTTTAAATATGAAAAAAGTTTAACTACAACGATAAGTGATTATAATGAAATGAAAGCAAAAGAAGAGGCTATATTACTAAAAGAAATAAACACAGTAAATATTAAAAACGATAGTTCAAGTAATAGCAACAAAGAAACTTATCCAAAACCTAAAAAAGAGAGCTATAAGACAAGAAGTAGTTCACGTAGACCCAATATGTTATATGGTAATAAAATGGAAGGTGAACTAATGAAAATATCTCAAGTAGATATAAATACTGGTATAGCAATATTAAAAGGTGAAATATTTGATGTAGAGACAAAAGAAATAAAAGGAGATAGAAAGCTTTACACATTTAATTTAACAGATTACTCTAACTCCATAACTATAAAAGTATTTGCAAATAAAAATACACAAGAAGCTTTAGATGAAAATCTAAAAGAAGGATTATATGTAAGAGTCTCTGGAGATATAATATATGACAATTATTCTAGACAAGTAATAATGATGCTTAAAGGTTTAGAAAAAGCTCATAAGGAAGAAAGAAAAGATAATTCAGTGGAAAAGAGAGTAGAATTACATTGTCATACTAAAATGAGCTCTATGGATGGTATGTGTAACTTCTCTGAACTAGCTAAAAAAGCATCAGAATGGGGACATAAAGCAATAGCCATAACAGATCATGGTGTAGTTCAAGGTTTTCCTGAGGCTATGGATGCGGCGCAGAAATATGGGATAAAAGTTTTATATGGTGTAGAAGGATATTTGGTTAATGATAGTAAGCAAATAGTTACTAATTTAAAAAATAGAGATATAGAATGTGAATATACAGTATTTGATATAGAAACTACTGGACTTTCTAGCAAAAAGGATAGAATTACGGAAATAGGAGCAGTTAAAATTAAAAACGGAGAAATAATAGACACTTATAGTCAACTTATAAATCCACAAGTTCCTATACCAGAAAAAATAACGAAATTAACAGGGATAACTGATGAAATGGTAAAAAATGAACCATTTATAGAAGATATTATGAATGACTTTATAAATTTCATAGGAGATAGTGTTTTAGTTGCCCATAATGCATCGTTTGATACAAATTTCATAAAAACAAATTGTGAAAGACTAAATATAAATATGGATAATACTATATTAGACACTTTATCTTTATCGAGAGTTTTGTTTCCCGACTTAAAGAATCATAAGCTAAATACAATATCCAAGCATTTAAATATAAGTCTAGAAAATCACCATAGAGCAGTAGACGACTCAAACGCTACTGCCTTAATATTTCTTAAATGTATAGAAATATTACAAGAGAGCGGTGTATCTAATATAGAAGAAATAAATTTATATTCATCAAAAAATATAAATTTTAAATCAGAAGAAACTTCGCATATAATTATATTTGCTAAAAACGAAAAAGGCCTTAAAAGCTTATATAAAATCATATCGGAATCTCACCTAAACTATTTTTATAGAAGACCAAGAATGTTAAAGTCTTTGCTAAGTAAGCATAGGGAGGATTTAATTATAGGCTCAGCTTGTGAAGCAGGAGAGCTATATAAATCAATACTTAATAATAAAGACTCTAATGAAATAAGAGATATAGCTTCATTTTATGACTTTTTAGAAATACAACCTATAGAAAACAATGACTTCTTAGTAAGAAAAGAAATAGTTAAAGACTACGATGAACTAAGAGAAATAAATAAAAAGATAGTGGAACTTGGAGAAGAGTTAAATAAAATTGTAGTAGCAACTGGAGATGTTCACTTTTTAGATCCTCAAGATGAAGTGTATAGAAGAATATTAATGGGCGGTCAAGGCTTTTCAGATGCAGATAATCAGGCACCTCTATATTTAAAAACTACAGGTGAAATGTTAGAAGAGTTTAACTACTTAGGAGAAGATAAGGCTAGAGAAGTTGTGATTAAGAACACAAACTTAGTAGCAGATATGATCGATGAAATAATTCCTATTCCAAACGGCACATATCCACCAGTCATAGAAGGAGCAGAAGAGGAATTAAGAGAAATGAATTATGAAAAAGCTACTAGCATATATGGAGATCCTTTACCAGAGTTAGTAAAGACAAGACTAGATAGAGAGGTAACTTCAATAATAAAGAATGGATATGCAGTTATGTATATAATTGCACAAAAGCTAGTTGCAAAATCATTAAGTGATGGATACTTGGTAGGATCTAGAGGTTCAGTAGGTTCTTCGTTTGCTGCAACTATGAGTAGTATTACAGAAGTTAATCCACTTCCACCACATTATGTGTGTCCTAAGTGTAAAAAAAGCGAATTTATTACGGATGGATCAGTTGGTTCGGGAGCAGACTTAAAAGACAAGGACTGTCCAGACTGTGGCACTACCTATAAAAAAGATGGCCATGATATTCCGTTTGAAGTATTTTTAGGTTTTGAGGCTGATAAAGAGCCAGATATAGACTTAAACTTTGCAGGGGAATACCAGCCAGTAGCTCATCAATATACGGAAGAATTATTTGGAGAAGGATATGTATTTAGAGCAGGAACCATAGGTACTATTGCAGATAAAACTGCATATGGTTTTGTTAAAAAGTATTTTGATGAAAAAGAAGAAAATGTTAATCATGCAGAAACAAGTAGATTGGTAAAGGGATGTACCGGTATAAAAAGAACATCTGGGCAGCATCCTGGAGGGATAATGGTAGTTCCAAACTATAAAGAAATATATGATTTTACTCCTATACAACATCCAGCGGATGATTCAAGTTCAGGAATAATAACAACACATTTTGATTACAACTCTATAAGTGGTAGGATATTGAAACTAGATATATTGGGTCACGATGTTCCCAGTATAATAAGAATGCTCGAAGATATAACAGGGGTAGATGTTCAAACCATACCTCTAGATGAACCAAAAACTATGCAAATATTCACTAATACAGAATCTCTTGGAATAACTAAAGAGGATATAAATTCCGAAGTAGGAACTTTAGGTATACCTGAATTCGGAACTAAGTTTGTAAGACAAATGCTTATAGACACTAAACCAACAACATTTGCTGAACTAGTTAGAATAAGTGGGCTTTCTCATGGAACAGATGTATGGATAAACAATGCTCAAGATTTAGTAAGGGACGGGGTAGCAAAATTATCTGAAGTAATATGTACTAGAGATGATATTATGCTC
- the pyrH gene encoding UMP kinase — protein sequence MSQPKYKRVILKLSGEALAGEKGFGIDTDTVLNISKQIKKVQEMNVEVAIVVGGGNFWRGRSTKDMDRATSDYMGMLGTTMNALGLQDALEQIGVITRVQTAIEMRQIAEPYIRRRAIRHLEKNRVVIFAAGSGNPYFSTDTTAALRAAEIEADVILLAKKGVDGIYDSDPKINSEAKKFEHLKYIDILNLGLGIMDSTATSLCMDNKIPLIIFGIDDPDNIIKVVSGEKIGTTVEEE from the coding sequence ATGAGTCAACCTAAATATAAGAGAGTAATACTTAAACTAAGTGGGGAAGCATTAGCTGGTGAAAAGGGGTTTGGAATAGATACGGACACTGTGCTAAATATTTCTAAACAAATTAAAAAAGTCCAAGAAATGAATGTAGAGGTAGCCATTGTTGTAGGTGGAGGAAACTTCTGGAGAGGGAGAAGTACTAAAGACATGGATAGAGCAACTTCGGACTATATGGGTATGCTTGGAACTACAATGAATGCTTTAGGGTTACAGGATGCTCTAGAACAAATAGGAGTTATAACTAGAGTTCAAACAGCAATAGAAATGAGACAAATTGCAGAACCATATATAAGAAGAAGAGCAATAAGACACCTTGAGAAAAATAGGGTAGTTATATTTGCTGCAGGTTCAGGAAATCCATATTTTTCAACAGATACTACAGCTGCTTTAAGGGCTGCTGAAATAGAGGCAGATGTTATCTTGCTTGCGAAAAAAGGTGTAGATGGCATATATGATTCAGATCCTAAAATAAATTCAGAAGCTAAAAAGTTCGAACACTTAAAATATATTGATATTTTAAACTTAGGATTAGGAATCATGGACTCTACGGCGACTTCACTTTGTATGGATAATAAAATTCCTCTAATCATTTTTGGAATAGATGATCCGGACAATATTATAAAAGTGGTTAGTGGTGAAAAAATAGGAACAACAGTAGAGGAGGAATAA
- a CDS encoding glycosyltransferase family 2 protein — MYSITAIVPAYNEEKTIGDVLSEIKKVKIIDDIIVVSDGSTDRTVEIAKSYNVKVVDLSENLGKGGALKEGVDKCISEIILLLDADLIGLNTKHIEDLLLPVIEGEVDMTIGLFNKGRLSTDFAQKVTPYLSGQRAIRRYIIDNISDIEMTRYGVEAAVTKYVKENNINSKRIPLEKLTHMMKEEKFGVVKGFTERMRMYWEVIKTFKARR; from the coding sequence ATGTACTCCATTACGGCTATTGTACCAGCTTACAATGAGGAAAAGACAATAGGAGATGTATTAAGTGAGATTAAGAAGGTAAAAATAATAGACGATATCATAGTAGTGAGTGATGGATCTACAGATAGAACCGTAGAGATAGCAAAAAGCTATAACGTAAAAGTAGTAGACCTATCGGAAAATTTAGGTAAAGGAGGAGCACTTAAAGAAGGGGTTGATAAGTGTATTTCAGAGATTATACTTTTATTAGATGCTGATCTTATAGGACTAAATACTAAACATATAGAGGACTTGCTTCTACCTGTTATAGAAGGAGAAGTAGATATGACTATAGGGTTATTCAACAAAGGCAGATTATCAACTGACTTTGCTCAAAAAGTTACTCCTTACTTATCCGGTCAAAGGGCAATAAGAAGATATATAATAGATAATATTTCAGATATAGAAATGACTAGGTACGGCGTAGAAGCTGCAGTAACTAAATATGTAAAAGAGAATAATATAAATTCTAAGAGGATTCCTCTTGAAAAGCTGACACATATGATGAAAGAGGAGAAATTTGGTGTGGTTAAGGGATTCACAGAACGAATGAGAATGTACTGGGAGGTAATAAAAACTTTTAAAGCAAGGAGATAG
- a CDS encoding 1-deoxy-D-xylulose-5-phosphate reductoisomerase → MKKISIMGSTGSIGTQALDIVRNNKNFEVVSLSTNKNIKMLEEQALEFRPKVVSVGDKEQALILKDKLRPYNIKVEYGLEGLVKVSTEEDSDILLNSVVGMIGLIPTVEAIKQGKTIALANKETLVTGGEIVMREIKNRKVSMIPVDSEHSAIFQCLKSGKEDEVEKIILTASGGPFRGKTKKDLEQVEVKDALNHPNWSMGKKITIDSATLMNKGLEVIEAKWLFDMDIDKIDVLVHPQSIIHSMVEFIDGSVIAQMGSPDMRTPIQYALTYPDRYNSHVEKLNLLNQKELTFEPPNKEVFPCLELAIRAMKEGGTLPTVLNAANEIAVELFLKGEIRFLDIPLLIEQVMSLHKNIINPSLDDIIDVDKWSRERANTYLKNGGVFN, encoded by the coding sequence TTGAAAAAGATTAGTATAATGGGATCCACAGGATCTATAGGAACACAAGCTTTAGACATTGTCAGAAATAATAAAAATTTTGAAGTAGTATCTTTATCTACAAATAAAAACATAAAGATGTTAGAAGAACAAGCTTTAGAGTTTAGACCTAAAGTAGTTTCAGTTGGTGATAAAGAACAGGCTTTAATTTTAAAAGACAAGTTAAGACCATATAATATTAAGGTGGAATATGGACTAGAAGGTCTTGTAAAAGTTTCAACTGAAGAAGACTCGGATATATTATTAAACTCTGTTGTTGGAATGATAGGGCTTATACCAACAGTAGAAGCTATAAAGCAAGGAAAAACTATAGCTCTAGCTAATAAAGAGACTCTCGTGACTGGCGGAGAAATAGTTATGAGAGAAATTAAAAATAGAAAAGTTTCAATGATACCAGTTGATAGTGAACATTCGGCTATATTTCAATGTCTGAAAAGTGGAAAAGAAGATGAGGTAGAAAAAATAATTTTAACTGCATCTGGAGGACCATTTAGAGGAAAGACAAAAAAAGATCTAGAGCAAGTAGAAGTCAAAGACGCATTAAATCATCCTAATTGGTCTATGGGTAAGAAGATAACTATAGATTCAGCTACACTTATGAATAAAGGATTAGAGGTAATAGAAGCAAAGTGGTTATTTGATATGGATATAGACAAAATAGACGTACTAGTACATCCACAAAGTATAATTCATTCAATGGTAGAGTTTATAGATGGAAGTGTAATAGCGCAAATGGGCTCACCTGATATGAGAACTCCTATTCAATATGCGTTAACATATCCAGATAGATACAATAGTCATGTAGAAAAGCTAAACTTACTTAATCAAAAAGAATTGACATTTGAACCACCAAATAAAGAAGTATTCCCTTGTTTAGAATTAGCAATAAGAGCAATGAAAGAAGGGGGAACACTACCGACTGTGCTAAATGCTGCTAATGAAATAGCTGTAGAATTATTTTTAAAAGGTGAAATAAGATTTTTAGATATACCTCTATTAATAGAACAGGTTATGTCTTTACATAAAAACATAATAAATCCTAGTTTAGATGATATAATAGATGTTGATAAATGGTCAAGAGAAAGAGCAAACACTTATTTGAAAAACGGAGGTGTATTTAATTGA
- a CDS encoding isoprenyl transferase — MKISNNSKKESVGLLLQKIDKEKLPKHIAITMDGNGRWAKKRFLPRTLGHIEGVERVRDIVEATRELNIPYLTLYTFSTENWKRPKKEVDTLMGLLVEYLRKEIDSLHKNGVKVNIIGEQSVLSEKVKIEVENATSKTKNNDKLNLNIALNYGSRQEITKAFKDMYSDLQNKKIDIEKVDENTIKEYLYTKNQPDPDLFIRTSGERRLSNFLLYQIAYSELDFVDTLWPDFKREDLYKSIINFQNRSRRYGGI, encoded by the coding sequence ATGAAGATATCAAATAATTCAAAAAAGGAATCTGTCGGTTTATTATTACAAAAAATTGATAAAGAAAAACTACCGAAACATATAGCTATAACCATGGATGGCAATGGACGATGGGCTAAAAAAAGATTTCTACCAAGAACTTTAGGGCATATAGAAGGTGTAGAAAGGGTAAGAGACATAGTAGAAGCAACTAGAGAACTAAACATACCATATCTTACTTTGTATACTTTTTCGACTGAAAACTGGAAAAGACCTAAGAAAGAAGTGGATACTTTAATGGGGCTATTAGTAGAATACTTAAGAAAAGAGATAGATAGCTTACATAAAAATGGTGTAAAAGTTAATATAATAGGAGAGCAGAGTGTATTATCAGAAAAAGTAAAAATTGAAGTAGAAAATGCTACCAGTAAGACTAAAAATAACGATAAACTAAATTTAAATATAGCTCTCAATTATGGAAGTAGACAAGAAATAACTAAAGCGTTTAAAGATATGTATTCAGATTTACAAAATAAAAAAATAGATATTGAAAAAGTAGATGAGAATACTATTAAAGAATATCTATATACGAAGAATCAACCTGATCCAGATTTATTTATAAGGACTAGTGGAGAACGAAGACTTAGTAACTTCTTACTATATCAAATAGCATACTCAGAACTAGACTTTGTAGATACACTATGGCCAGACTTTAAAAGAGAAGATCTCTATAAGTCAATAATTAATTTTCAAAATAGAAGTAGAAGGTATGGGGGAATTTAG